Proteins encoded by one window of Mercenaria mercenaria strain notata chromosome 4, MADL_Memer_1, whole genome shotgun sequence:
- the LOC128556347 gene encoding uncharacterized protein LOC128556347: MKAMGLDPESRKVFFGGKFKVAIEVACMSKRCYECVTQVFERMGNIPGLINTSLFREVYGFKDEPKLFSLLKALAEGSISRKDFNKALSDAKPKNQDKARDEIEMLKSENERLTKKCERLEDENRQLKLKLQAQQQDEYTFSDASPKPCSSGRIERTPLFAYGRRPKRPRFTLPEFDNNSSEEEERCSFSPAYESSLRDTEESDTEKDFLNENVIPGTPTAKTSGIVSTIIKKCEGLTGKLKKKKVETQSAPEPAATVRSSRRLSEVFNKGDHVEALWQDRNPELRKFYKASIVAVVSSGLYKVRFLDDGQYRFVSKKDLRGHRMRVEIILKQAIYGKQGIYKF; this comes from the exons ATGAAGGCCATGGGTCTAGACCCAGAGAGTCGG aaAGTTTTCTTTGGCGGCAAATTTAAAGTTGCCATTGAGGTCGCATGTATGTCGAAGAGGTGCTACGAATGTGTCACACAGGTCTTTGAGAGAATGGGCAACATTCCAGGGCTTATAAACACCTCCCTTTTTCGAGAAGTGTATGGGTTTAAAGATGAACCGAAATTGTTCTCCTTGTTGAAGGCACTGGCGGAAGGGAGCATTTCCAGAAAAGATTTTAACAAAGCTTTATCTGATGCAAAG ccAAAGAATCAGGACAAGGCCAGAGACGAAATCGAAATG CTAAAAAGTGAGAATGAGAGGCTGACAAAAAAATGTGAACGACTTGAAGATGAGAACAGGCAGTTAAAGTTGAAactg CAGGCACAACAGCAGGATGAATACACATTCTCAGACGCGAGTCCTAAACCATGCAGTTCTGGAAGGATTGAG AGAACGCCATTGTTTGCATATGGTAGAAGACCTAAAAGGCCAAGGTTTACTCTTCCTGAG TTTGACAACAACAGCAGCGAGGAGGAAGAAAGGTGTTCGTTTTCTCCAGCATATGAGTCATCCTTGAGAGATACAGAAGAGTCAGACACAGAGAAAGACTTTTTGAATGAG AATGTCATTCCTGGTACACCAACTGCAAAGACGAGTGGTATTGTTTCAACCATTATTAAG AAATGTGAAGGGCTTACAggaaagttaaagaaaaaaaag gtCGAAACACAGTCAGCACCAGAACCAGCAGCAACAGTTCGCTCTAGCAGGAGGTTATCAGAG GTTTTCAACAAAGGAGACCATGTCGAGGCACTTTGGCAGGATAGAAACCCAGAGTTGAGAAAGTTCTACAAGGCCAGCATTGTTGCTGTTGTATCCTCtg GCTTGTATAAAGTCAGGTTTTTAGACGATGGACAATATCGGTTTGTGAGCAAGAAGGACTTGAGAGGGCATAGAATGAGAGTAGAAATAATACTTAAACAGGCCATTTATGGAAAACAAGGGATATACAAATTTTAA
- the LOC123549271 gene encoding uncharacterized protein KIAA1958-like has product MSVEELDPEVLNDIFTNFFDQEEYGDFQVADRNFRQVDADQFLKENENKNTQKKTESDMKLFFSFLMSKNEMRKPEYIPPYQLNSLLCEFILGVTKKDGREYEPTTLRGFISSVDRYLKASDSNVAIFKDREFSKTRAVLSRKQQQLKGQGLGNKPRAAETMTESIIDQMHEARTLGDYTPRSLLHSMWFVCTNHFGMRTGKECRDLCWGDIHLRMDETSGEEYLIYDQERQTKTRSGSNPRDIRGTKPKAYATADAQRDPVHLYKLYSQKRPDEMCKPDSPFFLTPNDKPQRCWFKKTPLGINKLYNIMRDMKAEAGIENPRITPYSSRKHLVQTLNDAGVPANQIMQISGHKNVNSINNYSKINNDQSRNISKILSNQRNETNLQTQGSGAASAPEPWTGPFGSNRSRSLFASSTFHGPVTFNFHSTSVSETLSQMSTVNVGRSNATAEESVSNMLDSPVATARPFKRIRMIPESDSD; this is encoded by the exons ATGTCTGTAGAAGAACTGGATCCAGAGGTCTtgaatgacattttcacaaatttctttGACCAGGAGGAATATGGAGACTTTCAGGTTGCAGACAGGAACTTTAGACAAGTAGATGCTGACCagtttcttaaagaaaatgaaaataaaaatacccaaAAGAAGACAGAGAGTGACATGAAGTTATTCTTCTCTTTTctgatgtcaaaaaatgaaatgagaaaacCAGAATACATTCCCCCATATCAGCTTAATTCATTACTGTGTGAATTTATCTTGGGTGTTACCAAGAAAGATGGCAGGGAATATGAGCCTACAACTTTGCGGGGCTTTATAAGCTCTGTTGACAGATATCTAAAAGCAAGTGACAGCAATGTTGCCATATTCAAGGACAGAGAATTTTCCAAAACACGAGCTGTCCTTTCAAGAAAACAGCAACAGCTGAAAGGCCAGGGACTTGGCAATAAGCCGAGAGCTGCAGAAACCATGACAGAGTCTATCATTGACCAGATGCATGAAGCCAGGACACTAGGTGACTACACTCCAAGGTCTTTGTTACACTCCATGTGGTTTGTATGCACAAACCATTTTGGAATGCGGACAGGCAAAGAATGCCGTGATCTCTGCTGGGGAGATATTCATCTTAGAATGGACGAAACTTCTGGTGAGGAGTATCTTATATATGACCAAGAGAGACAAACCAAAACCAGATCTGGTTCAAATCCTCGGGACATTAG AGGTACAAAACCCAAAGCCTATGCCACTGCTGACGCCCAGAGAGATCCTGTACATCTGTACAAGCTGTACAGCCAGAAACGACCGGACGAAATGTGCAAACCTGACAGCCCATTCTTCCTTACACCAAATGATAAACCACAGAGATGCTGGTTCAAAAAAACCCCACTTggaataaataaactttacaacATTATGAGAGACATGAAGGCTGAAGCAGGAATTGAAAATCCCAGAATAACGCCTTACAG ctccagAAAACATCTGGTTCAAACTCTAAACGATGCTGGGGTCCCTGCCAACCAAATCATGCAAATTTCTGGTCACAAGAATGTGAATTCTATAAACAACTACAGTAAAATCAACAACGACCAGtcgagaaatatttctaaaatactgtCGAATCAGAGAAATGAAACCAACCTTCAAACTCAAGGAAGTGGTGCTGCCAGTGCTCCGGAGCCATGGACTGGGCCTTTCGGATCCAATCGCTCTCGCAGTCTTTTTGCAAGCAGCACTTTCCACGGACCTGTGACTTTCAATTTCCACAGTACATCTGTATCGGAAACACTGTCACAAATGTCCACAGTTAACGTAGGCCGAAGTAATGCAACTGCTGAAGAGTCCGTTTCCAACATGCTCGATTCGCCAGTTGCCACTGCCAGACCATTCAAACGAATAAGAATGATTCCAGAAAGTGACAGTGACTAA
- the LOC128556618 gene encoding uncharacterized protein LOC128556618, with protein sequence MRVQDASPFTVTGVDFTGALYVRNRNRRAVHLEVVPDLSEESFIQAFRRFTCRNSLPRILVSDNATTFNAAANSIQLLLRSATIQDTFHSQGTEWRFIPKRAPWFGGWWEQMIGLMKTTIKKVLGRAFISYESLRTIVTEIEGVMNDRPLTYVTTDAADPDPLTPAHLLYGRRITSLPHLEEVPAPQPSTQTELSKRARILKQLIGNFREGWRHEYLTSLRQYHQTTGNNTQTLKVGDVVQIYDDSLRTHWKLGTIEQLITGNDGLTRAATLRLSNGLITSRPIVKLYPFGVKID encoded by the coding sequence ATGAGAGTTCAAGACGCATCCCCTTTTACAGTAACTGGAGTCGATTTCACGGGGGCGCtttatgttagaaacagaaacAGACGAGCTGTTCATCTCGAGGTGGTACCAGATTTATCTGAAGAATCTTTCATCCAGGCTTTCAGACGATTTACCTGCCGAAATTCACTACCCCGTATCCTGGTATCTGACAATGCAACTACCTTTAACGCAGCAGCCAACAGCATTCAGCTATTATTGAGATCAGCGACTATCCAAGATACTTTCCATAGCCAAGGCACCGAGTGGAGATTCATACCTAAGCGAGCACCATGGTTCGGTGGATGGTGGGAACAGATGATTGGACTAATGAAAACCACCATTAAAAAGGTACTAGGTCGTGCATTTATCAGCTACGAAAGCTTACGTACGATCGTTACAGAGATAGAGGGAGTCATGAATGACCGACCGCTTACCTACGTCACAACTGATGCAGCAGATCCGGATCCACTTACACCAGCGCACCTGCTCTACGGACGTCGTATTACATCCCTTCCGCATCTAGAAGAAGTTCCTGCACCCCAACCCTCTACACAAACGGAACTATCCAAACGTGCAAGGATACTGAAACAACTGATCGGCAACTTCCGTGAAGGATGGCGACATGAATACCTGACGTCATTACGCCAATACCACCAGACGACAGGAAACAACACACAGACATTAAAGGTTGGCGATGTGGTGCAGATATACGATGACTCACTAAGGACTCATTGGAAACTTGGAACTATAGAGCAGCTCATCACCGGAAACGACGGTCTTACACGTGCGGCGACGTTACGCCTGAGTAATGGACTTATAACATCCAGACCCATTGTGAAACTCTACCCCTTTGGAGTAAAGATAGACTAA